A portion of the Simkania negevensis Z genome contains these proteins:
- a CDS encoding IS5 family transposase, protein MHGASKKRKWVKLHIAIDENTQEIIHFEITKGHEADCKIGPKIIEKLPKPVETVIADGGYDTKRCREAINQIGAKDLIPPRKNSLLSPFMTRRNNAIREIKGLGGDQLAREIWGKLTRYSRRALVETSFSRLKRLYGERFFSKKIENQKIEGHIKCKMLNQMLLIT, encoded by the coding sequence ATTCATGGAGCCTCAAAGAAGAGAAAGTGGGTTAAATTGCACATCGCTATTGATGAAAACACTCAAGAAATTATCCACTTTGAAATCACAAAAGGGCATGAAGCTGACTGCAAAATAGGCCCGAAAATCATAGAGAAGCTTCCTAAACCCGTTGAGACCGTCATAGCAGATGGAGGATACGACACAAAAAGATGCAGGGAGGCCATCAATCAAATAGGAGCGAAAGACCTCATTCCGCCTAGAAAAAACAGCCTATTATCTCCTTTTATGACAAGAAGGAACAACGCCATACGCGAAATAAAAGGACTGGGAGGAGATCAGCTAGCGCGAGAAATCTGGGGAAAACTGACAAGATACTCAAGAAGGGCATTAGTTGAGACAAGCTTCTCAAGATTAAAGCGACTGTATGGAGAAAGGTTCTTCTCAAAGAAAATAGAAAACCAAAAAATCGAAGGTCATATTAAATGCAAAATGCTGAATCAAATGCTTCTAATAACTTGA
- the lepB gene encoding signal peptidase I — translation MERKAAASKLAQEIESLSHKPRTLLLIRNFVLSLCIALAVAGIVRQMWFELYEIPTGSMRPTFKEKDRLIVSKSKLGINVPFLTKHLYFDSDLCKRMSAIVFTSKNMDVADNNTMYFYLFPGKKQFIKRLIGKPGDTLYFYGGLIYGIDKNGNDISSELQQEEFVSIDHIPFIRFEGRWKRKGPSTITMDQMGFPIVEFTPTMFNTFSGKTIDSGILHEEARNVDFRDVWGIKNYVMVRLLSVDEMPSRLHHQLDSGCLYLQIQHPPNLKHARSYSDKSGKQYPLISYEISYIPIRKELQEKLFQNLYTARFIVQDGYIFRYGSSNQKQLKLEGIPNGTYEFYNGIAYKIDWTGTARKLPQSHPLYKCTMEKVQFFFNQGIDFFPYFSNPSNQNHFPSRYAYFREGSLYLMGSPILASEDPALVNFVEMENQKAAVHPEYYPFVDYHPPLKNGNLDIDVIKKYGLKVPEGHYLVLGDNHAMSADSRDFGFVPEENIKGNPSFIFWPFGDRFGFPRQVVIPFFTLSNIIIWVLGILFVSLSTVYSRRKNKFPIDFSIFHLD, via the coding sequence ATGGAACGCAAAGCTGCTGCTTCGAAGTTAGCCCAAGAAATTGAGTCATTGAGTCATAAACCGCGAACGTTGTTGCTTATAAGAAACTTTGTGTTATCTCTTTGCATTGCTCTAGCTGTTGCTGGGATTGTCAGACAGATGTGGTTTGAATTGTATGAAATTCCCACAGGTTCCATGAGACCTACCTTCAAAGAAAAAGATCGTCTGATTGTTTCAAAAAGCAAACTAGGTATTAATGTCCCATTTTTAACCAAGCATTTGTATTTCGATTCTGACTTGTGCAAGAGAATGAGCGCAATTGTTTTTACCTCAAAAAATATGGATGTTGCCGATAACAATACGATGTATTTTTATCTATTTCCTGGAAAAAAGCAGTTTATCAAAAGACTTATTGGAAAGCCTGGAGATACTCTATATTTTTATGGTGGCTTAATCTATGGAATCGATAAAAACGGAAATGACATCTCATCAGAGCTTCAGCAAGAAGAATTCGTGTCTATTGATCACATACCATTTATTCGATTTGAGGGAAGATGGAAGCGAAAAGGACCTTCAACAATCACTATGGATCAAATGGGTTTTCCTATTGTCGAATTTACTCCAACAATGTTTAACACTTTTTCTGGAAAGACAATCGATTCTGGTATTTTACATGAAGAAGCAAGAAATGTAGATTTTAGAGATGTGTGGGGAATAAAGAACTACGTGATGGTTCGTTTGCTATCAGTAGATGAAATGCCTAGCAGACTACATCATCAATTGGACAGTGGTTGCCTCTATCTTCAGATTCAACATCCTCCAAACCTAAAACATGCAAGGTCATATTCTGACAAGTCTGGAAAACAATACCCGCTTATTTCTTATGAGATTTCGTATATACCAATTCGTAAAGAACTTCAAGAAAAGCTTTTCCAAAATCTTTATACTGCACGCTTCATTGTTCAAGATGGATATATTTTTCGATATGGAAGTTCTAATCAAAAGCAGCTTAAATTAGAGGGCATCCCTAATGGTACATATGAGTTTTATAATGGGATTGCTTATAAAATAGATTGGACTGGAACAGCGAGAAAGCTTCCCCAATCTCATCCATTATATAAATGCACCATGGAAAAGGTGCAGTTTTTCTTTAACCAGGGGATAGATTTTTTTCCGTATTTTTCCAATCCTAGTAACCAAAACCATTTTCCTTCTAGGTATGCTTATTTTAGAGAAGGAAGCCTATATTTAATGGGCTCTCCAATTTTAGCTTCTGAAGATCCAGCGTTGGTCAACTTTGTTGAAATGGAAAACCAAAAAGCTGCTGTCCATCCTGAATATTATCCATTTGTAGATTACCATCCACCTCTTAAAAATGGGAACTTAGATATAGATGTGATCAAAAAATATGGGCTCAAAGTTCCTGAGGGGCATTACTTAGTTTTAGGAGATAATCATGCAATGAGCGCGGATAGCCGTGATTTTGGTTTTGTTCCTGAAGAAAATATTAAGGGAAATCCTTCATTCATTTTTTGGCCATTTGGTGATCGTTTCGGTTTCCCAAGACAGGTAGTGATTCCTTTTTTCACACTCTCAAATATCATCATATGGGTTCTGGGAATTTTGTTCGTTTCTTTGAGCACAGTGTATTCTAGGAGAAAAAACAAATTCCCAATTGATTTTTCAATTTTTCATTTGGATTAA
- a CDS encoding sulfatase-like hydrolase/transferase, whose protein sequence is MSDQQLFDHKKVNPISHFIRQKLVINPYYFVLLLAGLFGLNFYHVFGFEKELSFSPFFFLAYAIGQSLLEVLVLAFVANLIRKYLHRSLYYLFISLCFICIFMHYIDFLLVRFMDFSLFFGIDIVLDETLDNFIELLHLTGISINSWIFAGISVVVFLPMVAIILHYLTSKLARTKPIGISHGQVLKALFCIPLGLVALDLTFSPLVDKEEFRFYQRVLPWKSTLITPKEQLLELTRSLRVHLSEKEALKELHSVPIALKKKPNIYLFIAESLREDFLTSETAPNVVQFREENIRLGQTLSNANCTQLSWYSIFHSQYPLGWAGKKNTWKSGSIPLQTLKKLGYKIRLYSAAQLKYYGAGELILGKKNHLADTYHLYTHYAPVTAAETDEQVIQQLEKDLQEKWAKEGNVFLIFLDSTHFNYSWPKDWPLKFTPISKEKTDLRVSNSLRDIELIKNRYRNSIHFVDSLFGRLITSLKQKKLYDDSLIVFTGDHGEEFFEEGQLFHASHLSHMQTNAPIYYKLGDNRSFEGLETDKILSSHVDIFPTILDTLIGEKPFFKLFDGESLFKKDRFPFVVTGRHNGGRNPAEFFIHDGEKKVIAKFTPSKKIHQSKALEIITLKDLSGKTLDIGTPQQTEAYIRVHYQEAINRLFSAE, encoded by the coding sequence ATGTCGGATCAACAACTTTTTGATCATAAAAAGGTTAATCCCATATCTCACTTCATCCGTCAAAAATTGGTGATCAACCCATACTATTTTGTGTTATTGCTCGCAGGACTTTTTGGGCTGAATTTTTACCATGTTTTTGGCTTCGAAAAGGAATTGAGTTTTTCACCGTTCTTTTTCTTGGCTTATGCAATAGGTCAAAGTTTACTCGAAGTGCTCGTATTAGCCTTTGTGGCTAATCTTATCCGGAAGTATCTCCATAGGTCCCTCTATTACCTTTTCATCAGCTTGTGCTTCATATGCATATTTATGCATTATATCGACTTTCTCCTCGTCCGGTTTATGGATTTTTCGCTGTTTTTCGGAATCGACATCGTTTTAGATGAGACTCTGGATAACTTTATTGAATTGTTGCACTTGACTGGAATCAGTATCAATTCATGGATTTTTGCTGGGATTTCGGTTGTCGTCTTTTTACCAATGGTGGCGATCATATTACACTATTTGACTTCGAAACTTGCTCGCACTAAACCGATTGGGATTTCACATGGGCAAGTACTCAAAGCTCTCTTTTGTATTCCTCTTGGACTTGTAGCGTTAGATCTCACCTTTTCTCCTCTTGTTGATAAAGAGGAGTTCCGATTTTACCAGCGTGTTCTTCCTTGGAAATCGACCTTGATCACCCCCAAAGAGCAGCTCCTAGAATTGACCCGTTCTCTTCGGGTGCACCTTTCAGAGAAAGAAGCCTTAAAAGAGCTGCATTCCGTCCCAATTGCTCTCAAAAAAAAGCCGAACATTTACCTTTTCATTGCTGAGAGTTTACGTGAAGATTTTCTTACAAGTGAGACTGCGCCAAACGTGGTTCAGTTTCGAGAGGAAAATATCCGCTTAGGCCAGACATTATCGAATGCCAACTGTACACAGCTTTCTTGGTATTCGATATTTCATTCACAGTACCCTTTGGGGTGGGCTGGTAAGAAGAATACATGGAAGTCTGGGAGTATCCCACTTCAAACATTGAAAAAATTAGGCTACAAGATCCGACTCTATTCAGCAGCTCAACTTAAATACTATGGCGCAGGAGAGCTCATTTTAGGAAAGAAAAATCACTTGGCTGACACATACCATCTCTACACCCACTATGCGCCTGTCACAGCGGCTGAGACAGATGAACAAGTGATCCAACAGTTAGAGAAAGATCTTCAGGAGAAATGGGCTAAAGAAGGGAATGTCTTTCTGATCTTTTTAGACTCAACTCACTTCAACTACAGCTGGCCAAAGGATTGGCCTTTGAAGTTCACTCCTATCTCAAAAGAAAAAACTGATTTGCGCGTTTCGAACTCCCTACGCGACATTGAACTGATCAAAAACCGGTACCGCAATTCAATTCATTTTGTCGACTCCCTTTTTGGACGTCTTATTACAAGTCTGAAGCAGAAGAAACTCTATGACGACTCGCTTATTGTCTTCACAGGTGATCATGGTGAAGAGTTTTTTGAGGAGGGGCAGCTGTTTCACGCTTCGCATTTAAGTCACATGCAAACAAATGCCCCCATCTACTATAAGTTAGGGGATAATCGCTCTTTTGAAGGTTTGGAGACAGACAAAATCTTATCGTCTCATGTCGACATCTTTCCAACCATTTTAGATACGTTGATCGGCGAAAAGCCCTTTTTCAAGCTTTTTGACGGAGAGTCTCTCTTCAAAAAAGATCGCTTTCCTTTTGTGGTCACTGGAAGACACAATGGAGGACGTAATCCTGCAGAATTTTTCATCCATGATGGAGAGAAAAAAGTCATTGCAAAATTTACCCCTTCAAAGAAAATTCACCAATCTAAAGCCTTGGAGATCATTACTCTTAAAGATCTCAGTGGGAAAACATTAGATATTGGAACACCGCAGCAAACGGAGGCCTATATCCGGGTGCATTATCAAGAGGCTATCAATCGCCTTTTCTCAGCCGAGTAA
- a CDS encoding transposase, translated as MWTVLFPPAPGGGEKVDYGYKGKGVLLHLLIDKNGNAIAITTTDAKGDEKQEVSRLLTQLPLKSLKGRVVVLEADKGYDAGWLRQFLLNMGIFPLIPYRKIKGRWAPEINEVTHFFKLSPQRWKVERAFAWLKRRCRRLLMRWERLFVIWNGLVILGVVYTWIKNLVG; from the coding sequence CTGTGGACGGTTCTTTTTCCCCCCGCTCCAGGAGGAGGGGAAAAAGTTGATTATGGTTATAAAGGCAAGGGAGTTCTGCTTCACTTGCTTATCGATAAAAACGGCAATGCAATAGCCATTACAACTACCGATGCAAAGGGGGATGAAAAACAGGAAGTTAGCAGATTGCTTACACAGCTTCCATTAAAGTCACTCAAAGGGCGAGTAGTTGTTCTTGAGGCAGACAAAGGTTATGATGCAGGCTGGTTACGTCAGTTTTTGTTAAACATGGGAATATTTCCTCTAATTCCCTATCGGAAAATCAAAGGAAGATGGGCGCCAGAAATTAACGAAGTTACCCATTTCTTCAAATTGAGCCCACAACGCTGGAAGGTAGAACGAGCTTTTGCTTGGTTAAAAAGACGTTGTCGTCGGCTATTGATGCGATGGGAGCGTTTATTCGTGATATGGAATGGATTGGTAATATTGGGGGTAGTTTATACTTGGATAAAAAATTTAGTTGGATAG
- a CDS encoding SDR family oxidoreductase: MDFKLENKRVLVMGSSTGLGFAIAKAFAAEGAIVGVTSREMHRAEQAAEQIPGSMAFMCDLLQAQAGKQLVQTVSKPLALGGIDILVTNAGGPPKGLFSELKGEDWDAGYHGLWRSAIDAIHAVLPQMRERKWGRIIMCTSTSSKEPIPKLTISNAYRAGLIGVMKTVSQEVAADQITVNAIMPGYTKTKRLEEFKIPEKDLIANIPARRLGRPEEFAALATFLGSEQAAYINGQTIACDGGLIRGL, encoded by the coding sequence ATGGATTTCAAATTAGAAAATAAACGGGTCCTTGTCATGGGATCTTCCACAGGACTTGGGTTTGCGATTGCAAAAGCGTTTGCTGCAGAAGGGGCCATTGTTGGGGTCACATCGCGAGAAATGCACCGCGCAGAGCAAGCAGCGGAGCAAATTCCCGGCTCAATGGCTTTCATGTGTGATCTTCTGCAAGCTCAGGCAGGCAAACAACTCGTTCAAACCGTTTCAAAACCTCTAGCACTTGGTGGCATTGACATCCTAGTCACTAATGCAGGAGGGCCACCCAAAGGACTTTTTAGTGAGCTCAAAGGGGAAGATTGGGACGCGGGTTATCATGGCCTTTGGCGCAGTGCCATCGATGCCATCCATGCTGTGCTGCCGCAAATGCGAGAACGCAAGTGGGGGCGTATCATCATGTGTACCTCCACTTCTTCTAAAGAACCAATTCCCAAACTCACCATTTCAAATGCCTATCGCGCTGGCCTCATTGGGGTGATGAAAACGGTCAGTCAAGAAGTTGCGGCAGACCAAATCACTGTGAATGCAATCATGCCAGGTTACACCAAAACCAAACGGCTCGAGGAATTCAAAATCCCCGAAAAAGATCTCATTGCCAATATTCCAGCAAGGAGATTGGGCAGACCTGAAGAGTTTGCTGCACTTGCCACATTTTTAGGATCAGAGCAAGCTGC
- a CDS encoding transposase translates to MAGFKCLSDEQWQLIEGLMDHTFPLERGTPRSDLRKTWNSILFILTRGCRWADLPTDSSLFIPRSTAHKWLKQWSVEGVFDKVMSGLLQIAIMEGKVDLSQVAVDGSFSPRSRRRGKS, encoded by the coding sequence ATGGCAGGATTTAAGTGTTTATCAGATGAACAATGGCAACTCATTGAAGGTCTTATGGACCATACTTTTCCTTTGGAGAGAGGAACTCCTCGAAGTGATCTACGCAAAACCTGGAATTCAATACTCTTTATCTTAACGAGAGGATGTCGTTGGGCGGATCTTCCGACAGATTCCTCTCTTTTTATCCCTCGTTCTACAGCTCACAAATGGTTAAAGCAATGGAGTGTTGAAGGAGTTTTTGATAAGGTGATGAGTGGGCTATTACAGATAGCAATAATGGAAGGAAAAGTTGATCTTTCTCAAGTAGCTGTGGACGGTTCTTTTTCCCCCCGCTCCAGGAGGAGGGGAAAAAGTTGA
- the treF gene encoding alpha,alpha-trehalase TreF: MNLENYIQVSGPLFEAVERERLFADAKTFVDAYPLENPQDVLKDYFKEKDRAGFDLIEFVSSHFAFPKEKRHDIPKSSSMTDHISLMWDILQKDMTPPSPYSTLIALPKPHIVPGGRFRECFYWDSYFTALGLAVSGEVESIKDMVENFAYLIDKFGFIPNGNRIYFTSRTQPPYFSFLLTLLLDHVDEEWVLSFMPQLETEYNFWMEGAEALSEPGTASHHVVRLDENTLLNRYYDKLNTPRPEAYLREIELAKENPPKEFFRNMRAVCSSGWDFSSRWFADPKDFQTVEALDIVPIDLNCLLHHLEITLADFANRLNDTAKAKHYQSVAELRKEAIQRIFWNDEEQFYFDYNFKKQKQTKSWSLAAATPLFSRLASLDQAQAVGKHLEDKFLLPGGFTTTLYEGIHQWDKPNGWAPLQWITIKGLQNYGMDLLAKEGAKRWIQLNRDIYTATGKMLEKYNVLESSSAVARGEYTLQEGFGWTNGVALALIDIFDK; encoded by the coding sequence ATGAATTTAGAAAATTATATCCAGGTTTCTGGCCCTCTTTTTGAAGCTGTTGAAAGAGAACGTCTTTTTGCCGACGCAAAAACGTTTGTCGATGCTTATCCTCTTGAAAATCCACAAGATGTGCTCAAGGACTATTTTAAAGAAAAAGACCGAGCTGGTTTTGATCTGATCGAATTTGTCTCAAGCCATTTTGCCTTTCCGAAAGAAAAGCGTCACGACATCCCCAAGTCATCCTCAATGACTGACCATATCTCCCTCATGTGGGACATCTTGCAAAAGGACATGACTCCCCCTTCACCTTATAGTACACTCATTGCCCTTCCTAAACCACACATTGTTCCAGGGGGTCGTTTCCGAGAATGTTTTTACTGGGACAGCTACTTTACAGCTTTGGGGCTAGCTGTTTCAGGAGAAGTCGAATCCATCAAAGACATGGTCGAAAACTTTGCATATCTCATTGACAAGTTTGGCTTTATCCCCAATGGAAACCGGATCTACTTCACTTCACGTACTCAGCCCCCCTACTTTTCCTTTCTGCTCACTCTCCTTCTCGACCATGTCGATGAAGAGTGGGTCCTCAGCTTTATGCCTCAGCTCGAAACTGAATATAACTTTTGGATGGAAGGGGCAGAGGCCCTTTCTGAGCCTGGAACTGCTTCCCACCACGTCGTGCGCCTTGATGAAAACACCTTGCTTAATCGTTATTATGACAAGCTCAACACCCCAAGACCCGAAGCCTATCTGCGTGAAATAGAGCTTGCCAAAGAAAACCCTCCCAAGGAATTCTTTCGGAACATGCGAGCTGTTTGCTCTTCGGGATGGGATTTTAGCTCTCGTTGGTTTGCCGACCCAAAAGATTTCCAAACAGTTGAAGCACTCGATATTGTCCCGATCGACCTCAATTGTTTACTCCACCATTTAGAAATCACACTTGCCGACTTTGCTAACCGCTTAAATGATACAGCTAAAGCCAAGCACTATCAATCGGTTGCTGAGCTCAGGAAAGAAGCCATTCAGCGGATTTTTTGGAATGATGAAGAGCAATTCTACTTTGACTATAATTTTAAGAAGCAAAAGCAAACCAAGAGCTGGTCACTCGCAGCTGCGACCCCCCTTTTCAGCCGACTCGCTTCACTCGACCAAGCGCAAGCTGTCGGCAAACATCTCGAAGATAAATTTCTCCTCCCAGGAGGATTTACTACCACCCTTTATGAAGGAATCCACCAATGGGACAAACCCAATGGCTGGGCTCCTCTTCAATGGATCACCATCAAGGGCCTCCAAAACTATGGAATGGATCTTTTAGCAAAAGAAGGAGCTAAACGTTGGATCCAGCTCAACCGTGATATTTATACAGCAACAGGTAAAATGCTCGAAAAGTATAATGTCTTGGAAAGCTCATCCGCGGTTGCACGTGGGGAGTACACGCTTCAAGAAGGTTTTGGATGGACAAATGGCGTTGCACTCGCACTTATTGATATTTTTGATAAATAG